Genomic window (Chryseobacterium bernardetii):
GCTAATTTCTTGCCACACTGTTTGCAGTACCTTGCATCATCATCAATATCTTCATTACCACAACGGTCACATACCTTTTCCAGATTTTGCCTTTTGTTTCTCATTTCAGCCGTTACAATTCCTGTAGGAACGGCAATAATGGAGTAACCGGCAAGCATCAGTACAACAGCAAAAAATTTTCCCATCGGGGTAATAGGGGATACATCACCATAGCCCACGGTAGTTACCGTTACTACAGCCCAGTAAATAGATTGCGGAATGGTTTCAAAACCCTGCCGTCCACCTTCCACCATGAACATAAGAGAACCTACAATCACTGAGAATATGATCAGGAATAAAAGGAATATATAAATCTTTCTGGAGCTGTTTTTTAAGGCCCTTACAATAAGATAGCCATCATTCATAAAATCCAGTAAATTAAAGATCCTGAAGATTCGCAACATTCTGAGCATTCTGAAGATCAGAAAATATTTGGTTATCGGAAAGAAAAAACTAAGATAAAACGGAACCAGTGCCAGAAAATCTATGATCCCGAAGAAGCTGAAGATATAATGCTTTTTATTTTTTACTACAGCAATCCGCATAGAATATTCCGCTGTAAAGAAAATAGAAATAACCCATTCAAGAACCAGGAATGTGTAATGAAACCTTTTGTCAAGCTTAGGTACACTTTCCATCATTATAATGGCTGTACTCACAAGAATTAAAGAGAGTAAAGTGATATCGAACAGTTTTCCGAGCCTGGTATCGGAGCGGTAAATAATTCGGTAAAGATATCTTTTCCATAAATTGTCCTCAGGAACAAGGTTGTGTTCTCTTTCCATTTTAATGGTTTTATTTCACGGTGAAGTTAATAATTTCTGTCAAGTAGCGGGTAAAGATAGGATTGTTAAAAGAAACATACAAATGTTAATGAATTTTCTTTCATTAAAAAGTGAATTATATGTATTTAAAATACTGTTTTTCAATTGTTTGTATTTAATAAAATACGAATAAAATATGACATATAAAAATTTATTTTTTAACATATTTTTGGTTTTAGTTTGTAATTTTATTTTACAAAACCTACGATCATGATAAGAATATTAACTTCGTTAATGCCAATGTTCATATATGGTTTTGTATGTGGACAGGTTGGTATTAATACTACCACTCCAAATGGAGGAGCAGTATTGGATATTGTTTCTAATCAGAAAGGTATTCTCATTCCCCGGCTTACAGATACAGACAGGGATACATATTTGGCTGATAATATTGCATCAACAGTGCCCCCTGCAGGCGTTGTGAATGCTAACCTCGTTGCAGGAACTCTAATTTTTAATAAGACAACCAATAATTTCCAGTATTGGGATGGTACCCTCTGGAGACAGCTTTTTGTTCCCACATCTTCCCAGGCTGGTAATGACGGTGTCGTTAAGGTGAATTCTGGAAACGCAAATGTAAAACCTACGCTTAACTTAGTAGCATCAGGAAATGGATATGGAACAAGACAACAGGTAGTGTATACCACCCCGTTGGTCTTTGCATCCAGTCCTACTACAAGCTGGCCGGAAACTACAGTTCCGTTTCCCGGTGTTACTTCAAATATCTATATCGCTGCTACCAATAAGTGGAGAGAAAATGAAATCTATGGCCAGGTTCATGTCTGGAGGCTGATTGCTAATATTATGCCCAATTCCAATTCTTTAGGATCTGTAAAAGCAACATTCAAAAACCCTGATTCAGGATTTGAAGTTAACTCTATTCAGCTTGTACCAAGTGGCTCTAATGGAATAGGTAATCTTCTTACCTTTTATTTCTATACCATTGCTGACCCTGCAAGTCTTGATCCCGGACGAGGGTATCAGCTCTTTATGGAGTCAGATATAAACTGTGACGTGCAGATAGAATCCTTTACGAGAGTATCCATGTTTAAAGATTAAATTATATTACTCTTTTATGCTAAAGCCGGTCTTTATCTGCCGGCTTTTTTGTTGGGTAGAATTTTTCTGAATCTTTCTAAAATTAATATCTTCGCTGTAATTGTAAAATATAGACAAATGAAGCTAAGAACTGTAATTTCAAAGATAGAAGAGGAAATAAGTATCAGACAGGCAGAAGATTTTGATAACGTTGGGCTTTTGTGTGGAGTTCCCGATCGTGATGTGTCCGGAATTCTCGTTTGCCATGATGCATTGGAAAATGTGGTGGATGAAGCTATAAAGAAAAACTGCAACCTGATCGTATGTTTTCATCCTATTATTTTTTCGGGGCTGAAATCTTTAACCGGGAAAAATTATGTAGAAAGAGCTGTTTTAAAAGCTATTGAAAATAAAATTGCCATTTATGCCATTCATACGGCTTTTGATAATGATTTCTTTGGAGTAAATCATGGTATTTGCCGTCAGCTGGGATTAAAGAATATGAAAATTCTTCAGCCTAAAGAAAATAACCTCAAGCAACTGACTGTTTTTGTCCCTAAAGATTATTCGGAAAAGGTAAAAGAAGCAATGTTCTCTGCCGGAGCCGGAAGTATAGGATTTTATGACGAATGCAGTTTTACTGTTAACGGAAAGGGTACATTCAGACCTGTTGAAGGTTCAAATCCGTTTTCCGGACAACAGAACATCAGGGAAAATGCCGATGAGGATATGATTTCCGTTATTTTTGAAGGATTTAAACAGGGCCAGATCGTAAGCGCAATGAAAACGGCACATCCATATGAAGAAGTTGCTCATCAGATATACAGTCTCGATAATAAAAATCATCATGTTGGTTTGGGAATGTATGGTGAACTGGAAGAAGAAATGGATGAAAAAGATTTCTTAAGATTTGTAAAAGAGAAATTCGGTCTAGAAGTCATTAAACATTCCGCTTTTAATAACAAAAAAATTAAAAGAGTAGGGGTACTGGGTGGTTCCGGAGCCAGTGGAATACGTTCTGCAGTTTCCAAAAAATGTGATGCTTACCTTACCGGAGATCTGAAATACCATGACTATTTTTTAGCCGAGTCCAAAATGCTGATCTGTGATATAGGGCATTATGAATCAGAACAATTTGTAACTCAACAATTATTTGAAATTTTATCACAAAAATTTAGTACATTTGCAATTTCAAAATCTATTGAAAAAACAAACCCAGTAAATTATTTCATTTAAATATGGCAAAAACCAACGATATTTCAGTTGAAGAAAAATTAAGAGCTTTATACGATTTACAGATCATTGATTCAAGATTGGATGAAATCCGAAATACTAGAGGAGAATTGCCAATTGAAGTTGAAGATCTTGAAATTGAAATTGAAGGTCTTGAAAAGAGAGCTGAAAAATTTCATGCAGACATCAAAGATCAGGAAGATCAGATCAAAACAAAGCATGAAGTGATTAACCATGCAAAAACTTTAATTGAGAAATACAAATCTCAGCAGGATAATGTAAGAAACAATAAAGAGTTTGAAGCATTAGGAAAAGAAATGGAATTCCAGGATCTGGAAATTCAGCTTGCTGAAAAAAGAATTAAAGAATTCGGAGCTAAAATTGCTCACAAAAACGAAACTTTAAGCGAGTTGAATGCAAAGATCAACGATTTGAAAAACCACCTGAAATTCAAGAAAGAAGAGTTAGAAGGTCTTATTTCTGAAACTCAAAAAGAAGAAGAATACTTATTAGAGCAGTCTAAAGAATTCGCAGGTAAGATTGATGAAAGATTATTAGCTTCTTATAACAGAATCAGAACAAACTCAATCAATGGTCTTGCTGTAGTAGGATTAGAGAGAGGAGCTCCAAAAGGATCTTTCTTCACTATTCCACCACAAAAGCAAATGGAAATTGCCCAGAGAAAGAAAATCATTATTGATGAGCATTCCGGGAAAATTCTTGTTGACGATGAGTTGGTAATGGAAGAAAACGAAAAAATGAAATCTGTAATTAAATTCTAATTATTGATTTTCAACAATACAAAAAGCTGTTTCATTTTGAGGCAGCTTTTTTTATGTAAACACGAATACCACTTATCTACGGCAATTGAAAAGATTACATTAGAAAAATTTGCGTAATCTGAAATCCGTGAGGGTAAAATTTAATAGAAACAGGTTTCTGTTAAGCCATCTATCCATGATGATTAAAACACACAAAA
Coding sequences:
- a CDS encoding zinc ribbon domain-containing protein; its protein translation is MAKTNDISVEEKLRALYDLQIIDSRLDEIRNTRGELPIEVEDLEIEIEGLEKRAEKFHADIKDQEDQIKTKHEVINHAKTLIEKYKSQQDNVRNNKEFEALGKEMEFQDLEIQLAEKRIKEFGAKIAHKNETLSELNAKINDLKNHLKFKKEELEGLISETQKEEEYLLEQSKEFAGKIDERLLASYNRIRTNSINGLAVVGLERGAPKGSFFTIPPQKQMEIAQRKKIIIDEHSGKILVDDELVMEENEKMKSVIKF
- a CDS encoding ion transporter, which produces MEREHNLVPEDNLWKRYLYRIIYRSDTRLGKLFDITLLSLILVSTAIIMMESVPKLDKRFHYTFLVLEWVISIFFTAEYSMRIAVVKNKKHYIFSFFGIIDFLALVPFYLSFFFPITKYFLIFRMLRMLRIFRIFNLLDFMNDGYLIVRALKNSSRKIYIFLLFLIIFSVIVGSLMFMVEGGRQGFETIPQSIYWAVVTVTTVGYGDVSPITPMGKFFAVVLMLAGYSIIAVPTGIVTAEMRNKRQNLEKVCDRCGNEDIDDDARYCKQCGKKLA
- a CDS encoding Nif3-like dinuclear metal center hexameric protein yields the protein MKLRTVISKIEEEISIRQAEDFDNVGLLCGVPDRDVSGILVCHDALENVVDEAIKKNCNLIVCFHPIIFSGLKSLTGKNYVERAVLKAIENKIAIYAIHTAFDNDFFGVNHGICRQLGLKNMKILQPKENNLKQLTVFVPKDYSEKVKEAMFSAGAGSIGFYDECSFTVNGKGTFRPVEGSNPFSGQQNIRENADEDMISVIFEGFKQGQIVSAMKTAHPYEEVAHQIYSLDNKNHHVGLGMYGELEEEMDEKDFLRFVKEKFGLEVIKHSAFNNKKIKRVGVLGGSGASGIRSAVSKKCDAYLTGDLKYHDYFLAESKMLICDIGHYESEQFVTQQLFEILSQKFSTFAISKSIEKTNPVNYFI